caaAAATTCTCTTATAAAATCTTCCAGTGCGATCTTGAAGAAACCCCCCGCCCTCTCGCCTTCCCCCCTCCCAgccctcttctgtgtccccacaACCCTGGACTGCCCCCTGCTCCAGCCCAGTGGCGTCCAGTCTCATCTCTGGCCATCCATGGCTGCCATGGCTTTCTGAGGGGCGGCCCCCTGTGATGCTCCGGGGGGCCACGTGGGCTGTGGGCAGTGGAGATGGAAGGTGTTGGGGGAAGAGGGCGGGATCCAGGGCACCTGGTGGTTGGGTGGGGATGCGGCCCAGAAGGGACTGAAGTTTGCAGGGGGGGAGCAGGCTACAGCTGTCATGGGGCTGCTTCCGCTCTGCAGGCCCTCAGAAGTTCGAAGCTTGGAGAACATGGCCAGCGCATCAGGGAAGTTGGGTGGCGTTGCAGGGGTGTTGCTGGGAGTACACATCTGTAGGAAGAGAAGAGTCGGTGAGgcagcagggcaggagcctggtgCCTCTAGCCCACAGGCAACTTTAATAGGATTCAAACACTCATCTTCCCCAGAGCCCGTGAAGGACAAGGAAGAGCAAA
The nucleotide sequence above comes from Arvicanthis niloticus isolate mArvNil1 chromosome 6, mArvNil1.pat.X, whole genome shotgun sequence. Encoded proteins:
- the Ubald2 gene encoding UBA-like domain-containing protein 2, which produces MSVNTDELRHQVMINQFVLAAGCAADQAQQLLQAAHWQFETALSTFFQESNIPNSHHHPQMMCTPSNTPATPPNFPDALAMFSKLRTSEGLQSGSSPMTAVACSPPANFSPFWAASPPNHQVPWIPPSSPNTFHLHCPQPTWPPGASQGAAPQKAMAAMDGQR